The Engraulis encrasicolus isolate BLACKSEA-1 chromosome 22, IST_EnEncr_1.0, whole genome shotgun sequence sequence ATAAGCTTCTGAAAGCACTGGAGCAGCATTATGAACAGCAAGACGGTGGCCTACTCAAAAGTGTAAGatattccccctcccctctctcccagtTCTCGATTTCCCTCGGAGGTAGTGGCATGTTGATTTGAATGAGTTTGTTCCGTTCAGGCAAGAAAGGAGGTTACCCAGGACTCGGCTCCAGTGCATGGACAAGCAGCCCAGAAACAAGCTAACTTTGTCACAGAACGTCGAAGTAGAGTGACCCTCAAAAGGAAGCACGAGGACCTCGAGATGAAGCTGTCACCAAGACCTGTCaatgtaagtctctctctctctctgtctctgtctctctctctctctctctctctctctctgtctctgtctctgtctctctctctctctctctctgtctttctctcgcgcCCTTTCACATCACATTGACATTTTGTACAgtagatttctttcttttttttcttttttttttaaaaagatgctGTATTAACATTTCCAGCGTCTGTGTATACCAGCAGGTCGAGAGGCCCTCGGTTGAACCCGAAGAGAAACGGAGCTCCAAGAGAAAGAAGACTTCTCTGGAGAAGGAGGCAGTGGCTCCTGTGGTGtcagaaaaggaaaacaaaccaGAGAAGCAAACTGAGCCTACAAGCAACAAGATTGATCCTGACACATCTGTGAAAGGTATGTTGTGTCTACATGACATGTAGCCTTATTTGGTTTAATATAATTTACTTGAGTTGGTTCAAGTTTGCCTTGGtacttattaatttattttatgcTTTCTGCTTGTAGCAGAAGAGAAAACTTCGCAGCGACCTCCTGGCAAAATCCCACGTGCCGCTGAACTTATGAGCAAGGCCAAGGCAGCCAAGAGACCTGTCACCCCCAGTAGGCCATTTTAAGCTGCTTGGTTAAAACTTAGTGTATTTATGCTCCATGTAACAAACTAAAATGTGCtgttgcttttctctctctttttataatCTGATTGTGGGAAATGTTAAAGTTGTTCTTTCACTCCTTCAGACTTCAAGAAATTGCACGAGGCCCATTTTAACAAGATGGAGTCCATCGACGCCTATGTGCAGAGGAAAAACAAGACTATTGACTCCTTCAGGAACACGGTGAATGAGTTGAAGGTAACCAAAAGACAGTGCAGTGTCTGGTTTTATGTAATGCATTGGTGTGTTGTCAGTTCATTGAAATGTTGGAgcttatggtttgtgtgtgttctgcttcACATACGGTAGAGATTTTGGAGTGGGGAAACCCATTTTGATTCCCCAGTGCAATGTCTGCTGCATTGTGTGATTGGAAGCTTTTACTTTGACTCACTTCAGACTCTCTCGGAGACTACAAACATGAAACCTGTGGAGATGAAGACTAACCCAAAACCTGTGGATGGTACAACGCAGCCTGTAAGTCAGTTGGAAATCTGGAATACTTAAGTGCACTAACGATATTCCTTTCACTGAGACTTTTCCATTTTGATGCAAGAGTTTTGAGGTTTTGCCCCAGGCAGAGATTAATGTTAatcttttcatgcattaagcagaAACTGAAGGTGAACGGAAGTGCTCTGTTCAGTCCTGCTGCCCTGGCCAAGAAACCAGGGCCAGACAAGGGCAGAGTCACCCAGCTCTCCGCTAACAAACCAGCACTGAAGGGCAGCGCCATCTTCAAACCCACAGTGGTCTCTACTGCTAAGATCAATGTCAGGTACGTAGATGTTGGCCTTTTATGCTTTCTCAAAGTTTACAGCATGTTATGCTTTCATAGCACTTCTACTTGTATGCATGCATTAATTTGGCCTTTTATCTTGCTTTGGTGGTATTTGCCATGCCCTTACTGACCTTAATAAAATGCAGCATTGTGATGAATGATGACGACAATGTTAAAAACTACACCTTACCTCTGCCTGTCTTTTCAAACATGTTCTTATTTGAAGTGTGATGAATTTAGAAATGTACGTGCTTTGACTTCCGCAGGTTTTCTCAAGGGACACAGGACAACGAACACAAGCGCTCTCTTATCAAGACCCCTGCTCGCATGTCTCCTCATGTCCAGCTCACATCAACCCCGGCAAGGAAATCCTCTACCACACAGCAGAAGACTGGAGCAAACACTTCAGTCCTCAGCACCAGCAAGACTCCAGGTAATCTTACATGAACTGCCTCTGGCAACACCCATTACACAGTATGCACAAAGGCTGTGGGGCATTATGCTACAGTACTACAGGGTTGGACAATGacgcctgtcattttagtgtgggaggtGAAATTCAGGGTTAAATTGGACCAGTCTGGTGGCCAAACTTCatgaattgcacattgcaccagtaagaacagagtgtgaaggttcaattagcagggtgagAGCTCAGTTTTTCCTCAAAATATtgtaatgcacacaacattatggatgacctatcagagttcaaaagaggCCATTGTTGGTGCACGTCTTGCTGGCACATCTGTGACCAAGATGGCAAGTCACCATCACCAGCATCAACCAAGGACAAACCACATCCCACAAGATTAGCTATGGACGCAAGAGGAAACCGTCTGAAAGGGATGTCCGGGTGCTAACACGGATTGtattgggaaaaaaaacccataaaacccacagctgcccaaatcacagcagaattaaatgtgcacctcaactctcctgtttccaccagaactgaTCGCTGGGAGCTCCATAGGGTCAATATACACAGCCAGGTTGCTATTGCCAAACCTGTCCAAAACGGGTGTTTCAGTTTCACTGTCGAACCC is a genomic window containing:
- the LOC134439142 gene encoding nucleolar and spindle-associated protein 1-like isoform X1 — its product is MELGTLKYTDLRRLAKEVGIKANLKADKLLKALEQHYEQQDGGLLKSARKEVTQDSAPVHGQAAQKQANFVTERRSRVTLKRKHEDLEMKLSPRPVNQVERPSVEPEEKRSSKRKKTSLEKEAVAPVVSEKENKPEKQTEPTSNKIDPDTSVKAEEKTSQRPPGKIPRAAELMSKAKAAKRPVTPNFKKLHEAHFNKMESIDAYVQRKNKTIDSFRNTVNELKTLSETTNMKPVEMKTNPKPVDGTTQPQKLKVNGSALFSPAALAKKPGPDKGRVTQLSANKPALKGSAIFKPTVVSTAKINVRFSQGTQDNEHKRSLIKTPARMSPHVQLTSTPARKSSTTQQKTGANTSVLSTSKTPGTTPFVFKANTSMTTTPHGTKRNAFDLKASLSKPLTYKPHTGKLKPFAETQDNTLNKSQTVPSHQKNYKQHKVQTRNDRRVKHTEDRKQKKEKMIGARRGLVMT
- the LOC134439142 gene encoding nucleolar and spindle-associated protein 1-like isoform X2, giving the protein MELGTLKYTDLRRLAKEVGIKANLKADKLLKALEQHYEQQDGGLLKSARKEVTQDSAPVHGQAAQKQANFVTERRSRVTLKRKHEDLEMKLSPRPVNQVERPSVEPEEKRSSKRKKTSLEKEAVAPVVSEKENKPEKQTEPTSNKIDPDTSVKAEEKTSQRPPGKIPRAAELMSKAKAAKRPVTPNFKKLHEAHFNKMESIDAYVQRKNKTIDSFRNTVNELKTLSETTNMKPVEMKTNPKPVDGTTQPKLKVNGSALFSPAALAKKPGPDKGRVTQLSANKPALKGSAIFKPTVVSTAKINVRFSQGTQDNEHKRSLIKTPARMSPHVQLTSTPARKSSTTQQKTGANTSVLSTSKTPGTTPFVFKANTSMTTTPHGTKRNAFDLKASLSKPLTYKPHTGKLKPFAETQDNTLNKSQTVPSHQKNYKQHKVQTRNDRRVKHTEDRKQKKEKMIGARRGLVMT
- the LOC134439142 gene encoding nucleolar and spindle-associated protein 1-like isoform X4 — encoded protein: MELGTLKYTDLRRLAKEVGIKANLKADKLLKALEQHYEQQDGGLLKSARKEVTQDSAPVHGQAAQKQANFVTERRSRVTLKRKHEDLEMKLSPRPVNQVERPSVEPEEKRSSKRKKTSLEKEAVAPVVSEKENKPEKQTEPTSNKIDPDTSVKEEKTSQRPPGKIPRAAELMSKAKAAKRPVTPNFKKLHEAHFNKMESIDAYVQRKNKTIDSFRNTVNELKTLSETTNMKPVEMKTNPKPVDGTTQPKLKVNGSALFSPAALAKKPGPDKGRVTQLSANKPALKGSAIFKPTVVSTAKINVRFSQGTQDNEHKRSLIKTPARMSPHVQLTSTPARKSSTTQQKTGANTSVLSTSKTPGTTPFVFKANTSMTTTPHGTKRNAFDLKASLSKPLTYKPHTGKLKPFAETQDNTLNKSQTVPSHQKNYKQHKVQTRNDRRVKHTEDRKQKKEKMIGARRGLVMT
- the LOC134439142 gene encoding nucleolar and spindle-associated protein 1-like isoform X5, whose amino-acid sequence is MELGTLKYTDLRRLAKEVGIKANLKADKLLKALEQHYEQQDGGLLKSARKEVTQDSAPVHGQAAQKQANFVTERRSRVTLKRKHEDLEMKLSPRPVNQVERPSVEPEEKRSSKRKKTSLEKEAVAPVVSEKENKPEKQTEPTSNKIDPDTSVKAEEKTSQRPPGKIPRAAELMSKAKAAKRPVTPNFKKLHEAHFNKMESIDAYVQRKNKTIDSFRNTVNELKKLKVNGSALFSPAALAKKPGPDKGRVTQLSANKPALKGSAIFKPTVVSTAKINVRFSQGTQDNEHKRSLIKTPARMSPHVQLTSTPARKSSTTQQKTGANTSVLSTSKTPGTTPFVFKANTSMTTTPHGTKRNAFDLKASLSKPLTYKPHTGKLKPFAETQDNTLNKSQTVPSHQKNYKQHKVQTRNDRRVKHTEDRKQKKEKMIGARRGLVMT
- the LOC134439142 gene encoding nucleolar and spindle-associated protein 1-like isoform X3, yielding MELGTLKYTDLRRLAKEVGIKANLKADKLLKALEQHYEQQDGGLLKSARKEVTQDSAPVHGQAAQKQANFVTERRSRVTLKRKHEDLEMKLSPRPVNQVERPSVEPEEKRSSKRKKTSLEKEAVAPVVSEKENKPEKQTEPTSNKIDPDTSVKEEKTSQRPPGKIPRAAELMSKAKAAKRPVTPNFKKLHEAHFNKMESIDAYVQRKNKTIDSFRNTVNELKTLSETTNMKPVEMKTNPKPVDGTTQPQKLKVNGSALFSPAALAKKPGPDKGRVTQLSANKPALKGSAIFKPTVVSTAKINVRFSQGTQDNEHKRSLIKTPARMSPHVQLTSTPARKSSTTQQKTGANTSVLSTSKTPGTTPFVFKANTSMTTTPHGTKRNAFDLKASLSKPLTYKPHTGKLKPFAETQDNTLNKSQTVPSHQKNYKQHKVQTRNDRRVKHTEDRKQKKEKMIGARRGLVMT